The proteins below are encoded in one region of Microscilla marina ATCC 23134:
- a CDS encoding glycosyltransferase family protein, protein MKVSGFSFVRNAVKLDYPIVEAITSVLPICDEFVIAIGDSEDETLELIRSIDSPKIKIIETVWDDRLREGGRVLAVETDKAFAALAEDSDWAFYIQGDEVIHEQYLDNVKQAMLKYKDNPKIDGLLFKYQHFYGSYDYVADSRKWYRREIRVVRNRKDIFAYRDAQGFRKQPNDKLRVKLIDAYIYHYGWVREPDKQQDKQRAFHSLWKNDDEVAQFVGQASEFDYSNIDSLSVFKGTHPKVMQARIDRMNWKFDHDIAKKNYSARVAFLTMVEKLTGWRIGEYKNYKVV, encoded by the coding sequence ATGAAGGTTTCAGGATTTAGTTTTGTGCGCAATGCGGTCAAGTTAGACTACCCTATTGTAGAAGCCATTACTTCGGTATTGCCTATATGCGATGAGTTTGTAATAGCTATAGGCGACTCAGAAGATGAAACACTCGAACTGATTCGGTCTATTGATTCTCCTAAAATAAAAATTATAGAAACCGTGTGGGATGATCGCCTGCGAGAAGGAGGGAGGGTGTTGGCTGTAGAAACCGATAAAGCTTTTGCGGCACTTGCCGAAGACTCCGACTGGGCGTTTTACATCCAAGGCGACGAAGTGATACATGAACAATACCTTGACAATGTAAAGCAAGCAATGCTCAAGTACAAAGACAACCCCAAAATAGATGGGTTGTTGTTTAAGTACCAACACTTTTATGGTTCTTATGATTATGTGGCAGACTCGCGCAAGTGGTATCGGCGTGAAATAAGAGTGGTGCGCAATCGCAAAGATATTTTTGCTTACCGCGATGCTCAAGGTTTTCGTAAACAACCTAACGATAAGTTGCGCGTAAAATTGATTGATGCCTACATTTATCACTATGGTTGGGTGCGCGAGCCCGACAAGCAACAAGATAAACAAAGGGCTTTTCATAGCCTGTGGAAAAACGATGACGAGGTAGCCCAGTTTGTAGGACAAGCCAGCGAGTTTGATTACTCTAACATTGACTCATTGAGCGTGTTTAAAGGTACCCACCCCAAAGTGATGCAAGCTCGCATTGACCGTATGAACTGGAAGTTTGACCACGACATTGCCAAAAAGAACTATTCGGCAAGAGTGGCATTTCTTACGATGGTAGAAAAGCTTACTGGGTGGCGCATTGGTGAGTATAAAAATTACAAAGTGGTATGA